Proteins from one Comamonas flocculans genomic window:
- a CDS encoding MBL fold metallo-hydrolase gives MPRTSQLLYPQREPAPLLSAATVLLLRDEDAAGLQVLMTRRSPRASFAPGAYVFPGGGIEPGDAAAHALADHRPQQAGEALTQALAAIRESFEELGVLLARRSDGSWAGADDIAALQRQGDFFAQCAARGLRPAADAMFLLAHWNTDRDLPRRFSVPFFVARMPPLQDAVADDAEQFAPEWVRPADALARHQRGEFFMIFPTVRTLERLQHFTNVQTVLDALADERPLWTSCPRAGLRNGQEERFMEHEAEYGELALTCPDGQIRHELDWQSLRPVPLLNNLQRLTAPNPGVMTGPGTNSYIVGTPESGHIVIDPGPNDAGHLQRLWRAAGGDIRAIVCTHSHPDHFPGAVPLQQLCEQAGQPRPPILGLPSGPDARADSFFRPDRTLSDGELLALAGKGLEAENTHTLEVVFTPGHTSNHVCLLLREDGLLFTGDHILNGSTTVIDPPDGNMADYLDALDKLDALCQTGGVQFILPAHGYVLGEPRAAIAHLKQHRLAREARVLAAMQRLPGGTPAQWVELAYDDVPPRMWPVAQRSLLAHVQRIRSLAPGND, from the coding sequence ATGCCGCGTACCAGCCAACTCCTGTATCCGCAGCGCGAGCCTGCGCCGCTGCTGTCCGCCGCCACCGTGCTGCTTCTGCGCGACGAGGACGCAGCCGGCCTGCAGGTGCTGATGACGCGCCGCTCGCCCCGGGCCAGTTTTGCCCCCGGTGCCTACGTCTTTCCGGGCGGCGGCATCGAGCCGGGCGACGCCGCGGCCCACGCGCTGGCCGACCACCGCCCGCAACAGGCGGGCGAAGCGCTGACTCAGGCGCTGGCCGCCATCCGCGAAAGTTTTGAAGAACTGGGCGTGCTGCTCGCGCGCCGCAGCGATGGCAGCTGGGCCGGCGCCGACGACATCGCCGCGCTGCAGCGCCAGGGCGACTTTTTTGCCCAGTGCGCGGCGCGCGGCCTGCGCCCGGCGGCGGATGCGATGTTCCTGCTGGCGCACTGGAACACCGACCGCGACCTGCCCAGGCGCTTTTCCGTGCCCTTCTTCGTGGCGCGGATGCCGCCGCTGCAAGACGCCGTGGCCGACGACGCCGAACAGTTCGCGCCCGAATGGGTGCGCCCCGCCGATGCCCTCGCGCGCCATCAGCGGGGCGAGTTCTTCATGATCTTCCCCACCGTGCGCACGCTCGAGCGTCTGCAGCACTTCACCAACGTGCAGACGGTGCTGGACGCGCTGGCCGACGAGCGGCCGCTGTGGACGAGCTGCCCGCGCGCCGGCCTGCGCAACGGCCAGGAAGAGCGCTTCATGGAGCACGAGGCCGAGTACGGCGAACTCGCACTGACCTGCCCGGACGGCCAGATCCGCCACGAGCTGGACTGGCAGAGCCTGCGCCCCGTACCCCTGCTCAACAACCTGCAGCGCCTGACCGCGCCCAATCCGGGCGTGATGACCGGCCCCGGCACCAACAGCTACATCGTCGGTACGCCGGAGAGCGGCCACATCGTGATCGACCCGGGTCCGAACGATGCCGGACACCTGCAGCGCCTGTGGCGTGCGGCCGGCGGCGACATCCGCGCCATCGTCTGCACGCACTCCCACCCCGACCACTTTCCGGGAGCTGTCCCGCTGCAGCAGCTGTGCGAGCAGGCGGGCCAGCCACGCCCGCCCATCCTCGGCCTGCCCTCGGGGCCGGATGCCCGCGCGGACAGCTTTTTCCGCCCGGACAGGACGCTATCAGATGGAGAGCTGCTGGCGCTTGCAGGCAAAGGGCTGGAGGCTGAAAACACCCATACTCTTGAGGTTGTCTTCACCCCGGGGCACACCTCCAACCATGTCTGCCTGCTGCTGCGCGAGGACGGCCTGCTGTTCACCGGCGACCACATCCTGAACGGCAGCACCACGGTCATCGACCCGCCGGACGGCAACATGGCCGACTACCTGGACGCGCTGGACAAGCTGGACGCCCTGTGCCAGACAGGGGGGGTGCAATTCATCCTGCCCGCGCACGGCTACGTGCTGGGCGAGCCCCGCGCGGCCATTGCCCATCTCAAGCAGCATCGCCTGGCTCGCGAGGCCAGGGTGCTGGCCGCCATGCAGCGCCTGCCCGGCGGCACGCCGGCGCAGTGGGTGGAGCTGGCCTACGACGACGTGCCCCCGCGCATGTGGCCCGTGGCCCAGCGCTCGCTGCTGGCGCATGTGCAGCGCATACGCTCGCTTGCGCCCGGCAACGACTGA
- a CDS encoding DoxX family protein — translation MNALYQPRLGAIILRTVLAVLLLFHGWAKISGGVGWLVGVLEKTGMPGFLAYAVYLGEVLAPLLLLAGIFVVPAALLVMINMVVAVVLMHQSQILTLNNSGGWSLELQAFYFFTALVVLLTAKPRG, via the coding sequence ATGAACGCTCTCTACCAACCCCGGCTTGGCGCCATCATCCTGCGCACCGTGCTGGCCGTGCTGCTGCTGTTTCATGGCTGGGCCAAGATCAGCGGCGGCGTGGGCTGGCTCGTCGGGGTGCTCGAGAAGACCGGCATGCCCGGCTTTCTCGCCTATGCCGTCTATCTGGGCGAGGTGCTGGCGCCGCTGCTGCTGCTGGCCGGCATCTTCGTCGTGCCGGCCGCGCTGCTGGTGATGATCAACATGGTGGTGGCGGTGGTGCTGATGCACCAGTCGCAGATACTCACCTTGAACAACTCTGGCGGCTGGTCGCTGGAGTTGCAGGCCTTCTACTTCTTCACTGCCCTGGTGGTGCTGCTCACCGCCAAGCCACGGGGCTGA